One window of the Pedobacter ginsengisoli genome contains the following:
- a CDS encoding DUF2461 domain-containing protein, with product MAKLHSKPQIYPSSLNFLNQLKENNNREWFNEHKAEFQKEQEFIEIFAEGLLQKLNVDDVIETPSGRKSVYRIYRDTRFSKDKTPYKTHWSGSFRRATKYRRGGYYFHIEQGNSFIAGGFWGPSVQDLKQIREHIAFDATPLRDILQSRAFISTFGTLKGEQLKTAPKGFNADHENIDLLRYKQFLLIRKFSDDEILNDGFLEEATYTFKNMRPFFDHMSEVLTTDINGIEI from the coding sequence ATGGCAAAGCTTCATTCAAAACCTCAGATATACCCTTCGAGCTTAAATTTTTTAAACCAATTAAAAGAAAATAATAACAGAGAATGGTTTAATGAACACAAAGCAGAATTCCAAAAAGAGCAGGAATTTATAGAGATTTTCGCTGAGGGATTGCTACAGAAGCTAAACGTAGATGATGTAATAGAAACTCCTTCAGGACGCAAAAGCGTGTATCGTATTTATAGGGATACCCGTTTTTCTAAGGATAAGACTCCTTATAAAACACATTGGAGTGGTAGTTTTAGGCGAGCGACTAAATATCGCAGAGGAGGTTATTATTTTCATATTGAACAAGGAAATAGCTTTATTGCAGGTGGATTCTGGGGACCTTCGGTACAGGATTTAAAACAGATCAGGGAGCATATTGCCTTTGATGCTACTCCATTGAGAGATATATTACAGAGTAGGGCATTTATTTCAACATTTGGAACATTAAAAGGAGAACAGCTGAAAACTGCACCCAAAGGTTTCAATGCAGACCATGAAAACATTGACTTATTACGTTATAAGCAGTTTTTACTCATTAGAAAATTTTCTGATGATGAGATTTTAAATGATGGCTTTTTAGAAGAAGCGACCTATACTTTTAAAAATATGCGTCCGTTTTTTGACCATATGAGTGAGGTATTGACAACCGATATTAATGGAATTGAAATATGA